A single genomic interval of Magnetococcales bacterium harbors:
- a CDS encoding AAA family ATPase produces MDFFSDTLKPRRFDSIFNLRGVYPLKVVSVINYKGGVGKTTISANLAVGLASRGKKVLVIDLDPQASLTFSFFKVDEWRDNFSRFKTIKNWYDAFIDNDADLNIEDLIVKKKYQRFDLDVICSHLALINVDMELAGRLPGMNERDLRSNYLRVHSRLKKGIESLSNKYDYILIDCPPNFNIVTKTAIVASDFLLVPTKPDYLSTLGIEYLEKHVKEMVLTYNDHVLKVNNNSNGDLREIKPRILGIVFTMIQIRNQRPISTLQNYINQIKRTKTPVFETFIRENKTLFGSAPEYGIPVAIMGGVSGVTYEGIQDELESLTDEFISKV; encoded by the coding sequence ATGGATTTTTTCTCTGATACGTTGAAACCTCGACGGTTTGATTCGATATTTAATCTCAGAGGAGTGTACCCATTGAAGGTCGTGTCCGTAATAAACTATAAGGGTGGTGTAGGGAAGACGACGATATCTGCCAATCTTGCCGTGGGTTTGGCCTCTCGCGGAAAGAAAGTACTGGTCATCGATTTGGATCCCCAGGCCAGCTTGACGTTTTCATTTTTCAAAGTTGATGAATGGAGGGATAATTTTTCCAGATTTAAGACAATTAAAAATTGGTATGATGCTTTCATTGATAATGATGCTGATTTAAATATTGAGGATCTGATTGTAAAGAAAAAATATCAAAGATTTGATCTTGATGTTATTTGTTCACATCTTGCTTTGATTAATGTTGATATGGAATTAGCGGGTCGTTTGCCTGGAATGAACGAGCGCGACTTGCGGAGTAATTATTTGCGCGTCCATAGTAGGTTAAAAAAGGGCATTGAATCTCTCTCAAACAAATATGATTATATTTTAATTGATTGTCCTCCGAATTTTAACATTGTAACAAAGACCGCGATCGTTGCGAGCGATTTTTTACTAGTTCCAACAAAGCCAGATTATCTTTCTACACTTGGAATTGAATATCTTGAAAAACATGTAAAAGAGATGGTTTTAACTTATAATGATCATGTTTTAAAAGTTAATAATAATTCTAATGGTGATTTAAGGGAAATCAAACCCCGTATTCTGGGTATTGTTTTCACCATGATTCAGATAAGAAATCAACGTCCAATTTCTACCTTGCAGAATTATATCAATCAGATAAAAAGGACAAAAACCCCGGTCTTTGAAACCTTCATAAGAGAAAATAAGACTCTCTTCGGAAGTGCCCCAGAATATGGTATCCCCGTTGCAATAATGGGTGGAGTTTCCGGGGTGACATATGAAGGAATTCAAGATGAGTTGGAATCTTTGACGGATGAATTTATATCAAAGGTGTAA
- a CDS encoding (Fe-S)-binding protein, with protein sequence MTDAIKTHDTHRLVASLANADLCTHCGYCLPACPTYRVNNDETRSPRGRISILLAWRDGHVEPTAALATLDHCLLCQACHTACPAGVLPARLIVLARETGPHTPPPWSSRLFHRITVNPRLAVLVSRLLQRYRRSGLQGWLRRQRWWRHLPFLPALEGLIPVTLGNPPDMDGVNLLNTGPAVALLCGCMGRIFYPGISVSAQRLLTFLGYRVTVPHGLGCCGAPFRESGDRVRFLRQARRTLDLFARYREVSAVVCDSTICFLTARSYAQALADDPAYRDLALEFVAKVVEFSTFLDVAGKIHPSLLTDPGLGRLVFHDHCQVRHGLGTFFASRNLLALLPVPMVELSRADRCCGAGGDYLLRHPETSQAIRADKLADIVASGAETVVAGNPGCLMHMEAGLQATGSRVRTIHIAELFWRAIKRSR encoded by the coding sequence ATGACGGATGCCATCAAGACCCACGACACGCACAGGTTGGTTGCTTCTCTGGCAAATGCTGATCTCTGTACCCATTGCGGCTACTGTTTGCCCGCTTGTCCCACCTACCGCGTGAACAATGACGAGACCCGTTCGCCGCGTGGTCGGATCTCCATTTTGCTGGCCTGGCGCGACGGTCATGTCGAACCGACTGCCGCCCTGGCTACGCTGGACCATTGTTTGTTGTGTCAGGCCTGTCACACGGCGTGTCCTGCCGGGGTTCTTCCGGCCCGGTTGATCGTTCTGGCCCGGGAGACGGGACCCCATACGCCGCCACCCTGGTCGAGTCGCCTGTTTCATCGCATCACCGTCAACCCGCGTCTGGCGGTGTTGGTTTCCCGACTGCTCCAACGGTATCGTCGTTCCGGATTGCAGGGATGGTTGCGGCGGCAGAGGTGGTGGCGGCATCTGCCGTTCTTGCCGGCACTGGAAGGGTTGATACCGGTCACTCTGGGGAACCCGCCTGACATGGATGGTGTCAATCTTTTGAACACTGGTCCCGCCGTGGCCTTGCTGTGCGGGTGCATGGGCCGGATTTTTTATCCTGGTATTTCTGTTTCTGCCCAACGTCTTTTGACATTCCTTGGCTATCGGGTGACGGTGCCGCATGGTTTGGGTTGTTGTGGAGCGCCGTTTCGGGAGAGTGGTGACCGGGTGCGTTTTTTGCGGCAGGCACGCCGGACCCTGGATCTCTTTGCCCGGTATCGGGAAGTGTCAGCCGTGGTGTGTGACAGCACCATCTGCTTTTTGACGGCCCGCAGTTATGCCCAGGCCCTGGCGGATGATCCTGCCTACCGTGATTTGGCTCTGGAATTTGTGGCCAAGGTGGTTGAGTTCAGCACTTTCCTGGACGTCGCAGGAAAAATCCATCCTTCCCTGTTGACGGATCCCGGGTTGGGGCGGCTTGTTTTTCATGATCATTGCCAGGTCCGCCATGGCTTAGGCACGTTTTTTGCGTCACGAAATCTGCTGGCTCTTCTGCCCGTGCCGATGGTCGAGTTGTCCCGGGCTGATCGGTGTTGTGGTGCGGGTGGGGATTATCTGTTGCGTCACCCGGAGACCAGCCAAGCCATACGGGCGGATAAACTGGCCGATATCGTGGCCAGTGGTGCCGAGACGGTTGTGGCCGGCAACCCGGGCTGTCTGATGCATATGGAGGCCGGATTGCAGGCAACCGGGTCCAGGGTACGGACGATCCATATTGCCGAACTTTTTTGGCGAGCCATCAAAAGAAGCCGTTGA